The Mycolicibacterium boenickei genome has a segment encoding these proteins:
- the xerD gene encoding site-specific tyrosine recombinase XerD, with translation MDGQLQGYLDHLTIERGVAANTLSSYRRDLRRYAAHLTQRGIDDLAKVAEADVSDFLVELRRGDPDSGVTALSAVSAARAVVAVRGLHRFATAEGITELDVARGVKPPTPSRRLPKSLTLDEVVALLEAAGGDSEADGPLTLRNRALLELLYSTGARISEAVGLDVDDIDTHARSVLLRGKGGKQRLVPIGRPAVSALDAYLVRGRPDLARRGRGTPGIFLNARGGRLSRQSAWQVLQDAAARAGITSAVSPHTLRHSFATHLLDGGADVRVVQELLGHASVTTTQIYTMVTVHTLREVWAGAHPRAR, from the coding sequence CTGGACGGACAGCTTCAGGGCTACCTCGATCACCTGACGATAGAGCGGGGCGTTGCGGCCAACACCTTGAGTTCGTACCGGCGGGACCTACGCCGCTACGCCGCGCACCTGACCCAGCGCGGTATCGACGATCTGGCCAAGGTGGCCGAGGCCGATGTCAGCGACTTCCTGGTCGAACTGCGCCGCGGTGATCCCGATTCGGGAGTGACTGCGCTCTCGGCGGTTTCGGCGGCCAGGGCGGTGGTGGCGGTCCGCGGACTGCACCGGTTCGCCACGGCCGAGGGCATCACCGAACTCGATGTCGCCCGCGGGGTGAAACCGCCCACGCCCAGCCGGCGGCTACCCAAGAGCCTCACCCTCGACGAGGTCGTCGCGTTGCTCGAGGCCGCAGGAGGGGACAGCGAGGCCGACGGTCCGCTGACGCTGCGCAACCGGGCGCTGTTGGAGTTGTTGTACTCCACCGGGGCACGGATCTCGGAAGCCGTGGGGCTGGACGTCGACGACATCGACACCCATGCGCGGTCGGTTCTGCTGCGCGGTAAAGGCGGCAAGCAGCGACTGGTGCCCATCGGCAGGCCGGCCGTCAGCGCGCTCGACGCGTACCTGGTGCGGGGCCGTCCGGATCTGGCCCGGCGGGGCCGGGGCACCCCAGGGATCTTCCTCAACGCGCGCGGCGGGCGGCTGTCGCGGCAGAGCGCCTGGCAGGTGCTGCAGGACGCGGCCGCGCGGGCCGGCATCACGTCGGCGGTGTCGCCGCACACACTGCGGCACTCGTTCGCGACCCACCTGCTCGACGGCGGCGCCGACGTGCGCGTCGTGCAGGAACTGCTCGGCCACGCGTCGGTGACCACCACGCAGATCTACACCATGGTCACCGTGCACACGCTGCGCGAGGTCTGGGCGGGTGCGCACCCGCGGGCGCGCTAA
- a CDS encoding O-methyltransferase encodes MSLKQRLPLLRWSFIRMGIGARHFARTGQWGDGREAAAADYVVANARAGDLDDVIAAIDKFAYEKSFLINVGDEKGALLDAAVIRANPRLALELGTYCGYGALRIARAAPVARVFSVEFSATNADIARRIWAHAGVANRITCVVGTIGDGGRTLDALASAGFDTGGLDFVFLDHDKNAYLTDLQSLLDRRWLHRGSIVVADNVKLPGAPKYLAYMNEQQDSLWDTTHHKTHAEYQTLLPDLVLESEYLGG; translated from the coding sequence ATGAGTCTGAAACAGCGGCTGCCGCTGTTGCGGTGGTCGTTCATCCGGATGGGAATCGGCGCCAGACACTTCGCGCGCACCGGCCAATGGGGCGACGGCCGGGAGGCCGCGGCCGCCGATTATGTGGTGGCCAACGCCCGCGCCGGCGACCTCGACGACGTCATCGCCGCCATCGACAAGTTCGCCTATGAGAAGTCATTTCTGATCAACGTCGGCGACGAGAAGGGTGCGCTGCTCGACGCCGCGGTGATCCGGGCCAATCCCCGGCTGGCCCTGGAACTGGGCACCTATTGCGGGTACGGGGCGTTGCGCATCGCCCGCGCCGCGCCGGTGGCCCGGGTGTTCTCGGTGGAGTTCTCCGCCACCAATGCCGACATCGCGCGACGAATCTGGGCACATGCCGGGGTGGCCAACCGGATCACGTGTGTGGTCGGCACGATCGGCGACGGCGGACGCACACTCGACGCGCTCGCCTCGGCCGGGTTCGACACCGGCGGGCTGGATTTCGTGTTCCTCGATCACGACAAGAACGCCTACCTGACAGACCTGCAGAGCCTGCTCGATCGCCGCTGGCTGCACCGGGGCTCGATCGTGGTCGCCGACAACGTGAAGCTGCCGGGCGCACCGAAGTATCTGGCGTACATGAACGAGCAGCAGGATTCACTCTGGGACACGACGCATCACAAGACCCATGCCGAGTACCAGACCCTGCTGCCGGACCTGGTGCTGGAGTCGGAGTACCTGGGCGGTTAG
- a CDS encoding ParA family protein has translation MNDDSAHDGLFEHHTPELGLTGRPPRDIPEPQPRSNHGPAKVIAMCNQKGGVGKTTSTINLGASLAEYGRRVLLVDLDPQGALSAGLGVPHYELEHTVHNLLVEPRVSIDDVVIKTRVSGMDLVPSNIDLSAAEIQLVNEVGREQSLARALYPVLDRYDYVLIDCQPSLGLLTVNGLACADGVIIPTECEYFSLRGLALLTDTVDKVHDRLNPKLSISGILVTRYDPRTVNAREVMARVVERFGDLVFDTVITRTVRFPETSVAGEPITTWAPKSGGAVAYRSLAREVIDRFGA, from the coding sequence GTGAACGACGACAGCGCACACGACGGCCTCTTCGAGCACCACACGCCAGAACTCGGCCTGACGGGCCGGCCGCCGCGCGACATTCCCGAACCGCAACCGCGATCGAACCACGGCCCGGCCAAGGTCATCGCGATGTGCAATCAGAAGGGCGGGGTCGGCAAGACCACGTCGACCATCAACCTGGGCGCCAGCCTGGCCGAGTACGGCCGCCGCGTGCTGCTGGTCGACCTGGATCCGCAGGGCGCCCTGTCGGCGGGTCTCGGAGTTCCGCACTACGAACTCGAGCACACGGTGCACAACCTGCTTGTCGAACCGCGGGTGTCGATCGACGACGTCGTGATCAAGACGCGGGTGAGCGGCATGGACCTGGTGCCCAGCAACATCGACCTGTCGGCCGCCGAGATCCAGCTGGTGAACGAGGTGGGCCGCGAACAGTCGCTGGCCCGCGCCCTGTACCCGGTGCTCGACCGCTACGACTATGTGCTGATCGACTGCCAGCCGTCGCTGGGTCTGCTCACGGTCAACGGGCTGGCGTGCGCCGACGGCGTGATCATCCCCACTGAATGCGAGTACTTCTCGCTGCGCGGGCTGGCCCTGCTCACCGACACCGTGGACAAGGTGCACGACCGGCTCAACCCGAAACTGTCCATCAGCGGCATCCTGGTCACCCGCTACGACCCGCGCACGGTCAATGCGCGCGAGGTCATGGCCCGCGTCGTGGAGCGGTTCGGCGACCTGGTGTTCGACACCGTGATCACCCGGACCGTGCGCTTCCCCGAGACGAGCGTGGCCGGCGAGCCGATCACCACCTGGGCACCGAAGTCCGGCGGCGCCGTGGCCTACCGATCGCTGGCACGCGAAGTCATCGACCGGTTCGGCGCGTGA
- a CDS encoding segregation/condensation protein A, which yields MNDVLNTPATPTGDAAEPAAAVGDEPTAGDQQNRFQVRLTNFEGPFDLLLQLIFAHRLDVTEVALHQVTDDFIAYTKEIGARLELDETTTFLVIAATLLDLKAARLLPSGEVHDEEDLALLEVRDLLFARLLQYRAFKHVALMFAELEAAALRSYPRAVSLEDRYSDLLPEVMLGVDAGKFAEIAAAAFTPRPVPTVGIDHIHAPKVSVPEQAHRIIALLEQRGIGEWATFSELVAECTDGLQIVGRFLALLELFRARAVAFEQPEPLGVLQVSWTGDRPTSEHLATADAEE from the coding sequence GTGAACGATGTCCTGAACACCCCGGCCACTCCGACCGGCGATGCTGCAGAACCAGCTGCCGCCGTCGGGGATGAGCCGACTGCCGGTGACCAGCAGAACCGCTTCCAGGTTCGGCTCACCAACTTCGAGGGGCCGTTCGACCTGCTGTTGCAGCTGATCTTCGCGCATCGCCTCGACGTCACCGAAGTGGCATTGCACCAGGTCACCGATGACTTCATCGCCTACACCAAGGAGATCGGCGCACGCCTCGAGCTGGACGAGACCACGACGTTCCTGGTGATCGCGGCGACCCTGCTCGACCTGAAGGCGGCCCGGTTGCTGCCCTCGGGTGAGGTGCACGACGAGGAGGATCTCGCGCTGCTCGAGGTCCGCGACCTCCTGTTCGCGCGGCTGCTGCAGTACCGCGCGTTCAAACACGTCGCGTTGATGTTCGCCGAACTGGAGGCCGCGGCACTGCGCAGCTACCCGCGCGCGGTGTCGCTGGAGGACCGCTATTCGGACCTGCTGCCCGAGGTCATGCTCGGCGTCGACGCCGGCAAATTCGCCGAGATCGCGGCCGCAGCCTTCACTCCGCGCCCGGTGCCGACGGTCGGCATCGACCACATCCATGCACCCAAGGTGTCGGTGCCCGAACAGGCCCACCGGATCATCGCCCTGCTGGAACAGCGCGGGATCGGCGAATGGGCGACTTTCTCCGAACTCGTGGCAGAGTGCACCGACGGACTTCAGATCGTCGGCCGCTTCCTGGCGCTGCTCGAACTGTTCCGGGCCAGGGCGGTAGCATTCGAGCAACCAGAACCGCTTGGAGTGCTCCAGGTTTCGTGGACCGGAGATCGCCCGACCAGCGAACATCTGGCCACCGCTGATGCGGAAGAATAG
- the scpB gene encoding SMC-Scp complex subunit ScpB gives MTDEISDSGERSDDAPGDAIPVGDDLGIDVATVPELEDGELGAVLEALLLVVDTPVTVDALASATEQPAYRVMAKLRLMAEEFASRDSGIDLREAAGGWRMYTRARYAPYVERLLLDGARSKLTRAALETLAVVAYRQPVTRARVSAVRGVNVDAVMRTLVARGLITEAGTDPDSGAAAFATTELFLERLGLTSLSDLPDIAPLLPDVDVIDDLSESLGDEPRFAKLNGGSSGSDQPLAFDVDKD, from the coding sequence ATGACTGACGAGATCTCCGATTCCGGAGAGCGGTCCGACGATGCCCCGGGTGATGCGATCCCGGTCGGAGATGACCTGGGCATCGATGTGGCGACGGTTCCCGAGCTCGAAGACGGTGAACTGGGTGCCGTGCTGGAAGCGTTGTTGCTGGTAGTGGACACGCCGGTGACGGTCGATGCGCTCGCCTCTGCGACCGAACAGCCCGCCTACCGGGTGATGGCCAAGCTGCGCCTGATGGCCGAGGAGTTCGCCTCCCGCGACAGCGGCATCGACCTGCGCGAGGCCGCGGGCGGCTGGCGGATGTACACCCGGGCGCGCTACGCCCCGTACGTCGAGCGGCTGCTGCTCGACGGCGCCAGGTCGAAGCTGACCCGGGCCGCGCTGGAGACCCTGGCCGTGGTGGCCTACCGGCAACCGGTGACCCGGGCGCGGGTGAGTGCGGTGCGCGGCGTCAACGTGGACGCGGTGATGCGGACTCTGGTGGCGCGTGGCCTGATCACCGAGGCGGGCACCGACCCCGACTCCGGCGCGGCGGCGTTCGCCACGACCGAGCTGTTCCTCGAACGGCTGGGCCTGACCTCGCTGTCCGATCTGCCCGACATCGCGCCCCTGCTGCCCGATGTCGACGTGATCGACGATCTGAGCGAATCACTCGGTGACGAGCCGCGTTTCGCCAAACTCAACGGCGGCTCATCCGGCAGCGATCAGCCGCTGGCCTTCGACGTGGACAAGGACTGA
- a CDS encoding pseudouridine synthase — protein MADEGVRLQKVLSQAGIASRRVAERMITDGRVEVDGRLVTELGTRVDPAVADIRVDGSRVILDDTLVYLAINKPRGMLSTMSDERGRPCVGDLVEHRVRGNKKLFHVGRLDADTEGLLLLTNDGELAHRLMHPSYEIPKTYVATVIGTVPRGLGKKLRAGVELDDGPAHVDDFAVVDTVPGKTLVKVTLHEGRNRIVRRMLAAVDFPVQELVRTDIGSVALGEQRPGSIRALSRKEVGELYQAVGM, from the coding sequence ATGGCTGACGAAGGCGTACGACTCCAGAAAGTGCTGTCGCAGGCCGGAATTGCGTCCCGGCGGGTGGCCGAGCGGATGATCACCGACGGCCGTGTCGAGGTGGACGGCCGGCTGGTGACCGAACTGGGTACCCGTGTCGACCCGGCGGTCGCCGACATCCGGGTGGACGGTTCGCGCGTCATACTCGACGACACCCTGGTGTACCTGGCGATCAACAAGCCGCGCGGCATGCTGTCCACGATGTCCGACGAGCGTGGCCGCCCGTGTGTCGGAGACCTGGTCGAGCATCGGGTCCGCGGCAACAAGAAGCTGTTTCATGTCGGGCGGCTCGATGCCGACACCGAGGGCCTGCTGCTGCTGACCAACGACGGCGAGCTCGCCCACCGGCTCATGCACCCGTCCTACGAGATCCCCAAGACCTATGTGGCGACGGTGATCGGCACGGTGCCGCGCGGACTCGGCAAGAAGCTGCGCGCCGGTGTCGAACTGGACGACGGCCCGGCGCACGTCGACGACTTCGCGGTGGTGGACACGGTTCCCGGCAAGACCTTGGTGAAGGTCACCCTGCACGAGGGCCGCAACCGCATCGTGCGGCGGATGCTGGCCGCAGTGGATTTCCCGGTGCAGGAACTGGTCCGCACCGACATCGGTTCGGTGGCGCTCGGCGAGCAGCGACCGGGCAGTATCAGAGCGCTCAGCCGCAAGGAAGTCGGCGAGCTTTATCAGGCGGTGGGAATGTGA
- the cmk gene encoding (d)CMP kinase, with product MSGSLVVSVDGPAGTGKSSVSRGLAQALGASYLDTGAMYRLVTLAVLRAGADLDDAEAIDAVASGAVIGVGSDPAEDRAYLAGEDVSAEIRGDEVTRAVSAVSAVPGVRARLVDLQRELASSGGRVVVEGRDIGTVVLPKADVKIFLTASAEERARRRNAQNIASGLPDDYETVLADVQRRDHLDSTRAVSPLRAADDALVVDTSDMDQTQVVAHLLDLVTQHAGVRR from the coding sequence GTGAGCGGATCTCTGGTGGTGTCGGTCGACGGACCGGCCGGAACCGGGAAGTCTTCGGTTTCAAGAGGTTTGGCACAAGCCCTGGGTGCCAGTTACCTGGACACCGGCGCGATGTACCGCCTCGTGACGTTGGCGGTGCTGCGGGCCGGCGCCGACCTGGACGACGCCGAGGCGATCGACGCGGTGGCCTCGGGCGCGGTGATCGGGGTGGGTTCGGATCCCGCTGAGGACCGCGCCTACCTGGCCGGCGAAGACGTCTCCGCCGAGATCCGCGGCGACGAGGTGACCCGCGCGGTGTCGGCGGTGTCGGCGGTGCCCGGGGTACGGGCCCGGCTGGTCGACCTGCAGCGCGAGTTGGCGTCCTCCGGCGGGCGGGTGGTGGTCGAAGGCCGCGACATCGGCACCGTGGTCCTGCCCAAGGCCGACGTCAAGATCTTCCTGACCGCCTCGGCCGAAGAGCGGGCCCGGCGCCGCAATGCCCAGAACATCGCGAGTGGGCTGCCCGACGACTACGAGACGGTGCTCGCCGACGTGCAGCGGCGCGACCACCTGGATTCCACCAGGGCCGTTTCGCCGCTGCGGGCGGCCGACGACGCCCTGGTGGTCGACACCAGTGATATGGACCAAACACAGGTCGTGGCACATCTTCTCGACCTGGTGACCCAGCATGCGGGGGTACGGCGATGA
- the der gene encoding ribosome biogenesis GTPase Der — translation MSVSDGDGTWSDETDWELSDEVAEVLEEAAAPPPVVAVVGRPNVGKSTLVNRILGRREAVVQDIPGVTRDRVSYDANWLGRRFMVQDTGGWEPDAKGLQQLVADQALVAMRTADAIILVVDAVVGATSADEAAARMLRKSGKPVFLAANKVDTQRGESDAAALWSLGIGEPHSISAMHGRGVADLLDTVMEKLPEVSEVAGSGAGGPRRVALVGKPNVGKSSLLNRLAGDERSVVHDVAGTTVDPVDSLIELGGKTWRFVDTAGLRRKVGQASGHEFYASVRTHGAIDAAEVAIMLIDASQPLTEQDLRVLSMVIEAGRALVIAFNKWDLVDEDRRYLLDKEIDRELVQVQWAPRVNISAMTGRAVQKLVPALETSLASWDKRISTGQLNNFLKEIVAATPPPVRGGKQPKILFATQAATRPPTFVLFTSGFLEAGYRRFIERRLREQFGFEGSPVRINVRVREKRGAPKKR, via the coding sequence ATGAGCGTCTCGGACGGGGACGGCACCTGGTCGGATGAAACCGACTGGGAGCTCAGCGACGAGGTCGCCGAGGTTCTGGAGGAGGCGGCCGCGCCGCCGCCCGTGGTGGCTGTCGTAGGCAGGCCCAACGTCGGAAAGTCGACGCTGGTGAACCGGATCCTGGGGCGTCGCGAAGCCGTCGTGCAGGACATCCCCGGGGTGACCCGCGACCGGGTGTCCTATGACGCGAACTGGCTCGGACGCCGGTTCATGGTGCAGGACACCGGGGGATGGGAACCCGACGCCAAGGGCCTGCAGCAGCTGGTGGCCGATCAGGCGCTCGTGGCGATGCGCACCGCCGACGCGATCATCCTCGTGGTCGACGCGGTCGTCGGAGCCACCTCTGCCGACGAGGCGGCGGCCCGGATGCTCCGCAAGTCGGGTAAGCCGGTTTTCCTGGCGGCCAACAAGGTTGACACCCAGCGGGGCGAATCCGATGCCGCGGCTCTGTGGTCGCTCGGCATCGGCGAGCCGCACTCGATCAGTGCCATGCACGGCCGCGGCGTGGCCGATCTGCTCGACACCGTGATGGAGAAGCTGCCCGAGGTCTCCGAGGTGGCCGGCAGCGGTGCCGGCGGTCCTCGCCGCGTGGCGCTGGTGGGCAAGCCGAACGTCGGCAAGAGCTCGCTGCTGAACCGGCTGGCCGGCGACGAGCGCTCGGTGGTGCACGACGTCGCGGGCACCACGGTCGATCCCGTCGACTCGCTGATCGAATTGGGCGGCAAGACTTGGCGTTTCGTCGATACCGCGGGTCTGCGGCGCAAGGTCGGCCAGGCCAGCGGGCATGAGTTCTACGCCTCGGTGCGCACGCACGGCGCGATCGATGCGGCCGAAGTGGCGATCATGCTGATCGACGCCTCCCAGCCGCTGACCGAGCAGGATCTGCGCGTGCTCTCGATGGTCATCGAGGCCGGGCGGGCACTGGTCATCGCGTTCAACAAGTGGGACCTGGTCGACGAGGACCGGCGGTATCTGCTGGACAAAGAGATCGACCGGGAACTGGTGCAGGTGCAGTGGGCGCCGCGGGTCAACATCTCGGCGATGACCGGCCGGGCTGTGCAGAAGCTGGTGCCTGCCCTGGAGACGTCACTGGCGTCCTGGGACAAGCGGATCTCGACCGGCCAGCTCAACAACTTCCTCAAGGAAATCGTGGCCGCGACACCGCCGCCGGTGCGTGGCGGCAAGCAGCCCAAGATCCTGTTCGCCACCCAGGCGGCAACGCGGCCGCCGACCTTCGTGCT